Proteins encoded together in one Nitrospirota bacterium window:
- the folB gene encoding dihydroneopterin aldolase, whose product MAGKIIIERLEFQGRCGVTSEERRRPQPLAVDLELTCQTEPAAASDDIHSAVDYAQVADRVLAVGATQNCALLETFAERLLAMLFSEFPVEWAKIWLRKLEPPLKHVTGSVGVQLERSRLLHHIHDAGPTPARFLVQQLHRLPKGKALDVAAGAGRNALYLAAQGFHVDAIDRDEAAMVHLAATAKQRNLPNLTARTVDLERATDERPEFPKQEYDVIAVFFYLHRALFPALLESLKPHGVLIYETFIIDNYLRHHHPRRWEFCLAHNELLRLTSTLRVLSYDEDEHNGSHGQGPAYTAQLVAQQAGPSRLLHEAT is encoded by the coding sequence ATGGCTGGAAAGATCATCATAGAGCGACTGGAGTTTCAAGGGCGCTGCGGTGTCACCTCAGAGGAGCGCAGGCGGCCGCAACCATTAGCGGTGGATCTTGAGCTGACCTGTCAGACCGAACCAGCTGCGGCTTCGGATGACATCCACAGTGCGGTCGACTATGCGCAGGTCGCAGATCGAGTCCTCGCGGTCGGAGCGACGCAGAACTGCGCCCTGCTGGAAACATTCGCCGAGCGGCTCCTCGCGATGCTCTTTTCGGAGTTCCCCGTTGAATGGGCAAAGATCTGGCTGCGGAAACTTGAGCCACCCCTGAAGCATGTCACCGGCTCGGTAGGTGTGCAACTCGAACGATCGCGCCTGCTTCACCATATTCATGATGCGGGACCAACCCCGGCCCGGTTTCTTGTTCAGCAACTCCATCGCCTACCCAAAGGCAAGGCGCTTGATGTCGCGGCCGGAGCTGGACGCAACGCGCTCTATCTTGCTGCTCAAGGGTTTCACGTCGATGCGATAGACCGCGATGAAGCGGCCATGGTCCACCTTGCTGCCACGGCAAAGCAACGGAACCTTCCAAATCTCACTGCCCGAACCGTTGACCTTGAACGAGCAACTGACGAACGGCCGGAATTCCCGAAGCAGGAGTATGACGTGATTGCCGTGTTCTTCTATCTCCATCGCGCACTGTTTCCGGCACTCCTCGAATCTCTGAAGCCGCACGGGGTTTTGATCTACGAAACCTTTATCATCGACAACTACTTGCGCCATCACCATCCTCGCCGATGGGAATTCTGCCTGGCACACAATGAATTGCTTCGGCTCACATCCACACTACGGGTCCTGTCCTACGATGAAGACGAACACAACGGTAGCCATGGGCAAGGACCTGCCTATACTGCCCAACTCGTTGCCCAGCAAGCAGGCCCCAGCAGACTGTTACACGAGGCCACATGA
- a CDS encoding PHP domain-containing protein, with amino-acid sequence MSRIDLHLHTTHSDGSLSPAEVLRLAHKAGVTALAITDHDIVSGIPEAMMAGAELGIEIIPGVEISSRVGNSELHILGYCLRWQDPELNQRMAALRESRHNRNPQIIERLRALGLDVTYEEVRALAGTDSVGRPHIARLLMDKQYVTSAKDAFDRYLSEGRPAYVARELPTPADAVSWIRAAGGVAVLAHPTWAKVSGEGLNALLTTLKGDGLGGIEAHYSTHTKRQTTEYLDLAKRLDLLVTGGSDFHGITKPDIEVGIGRGDLKVPRRLLDPLKEAALLV; translated from the coding sequence ATGAGTCGCATCGATCTCCATCTACATACGACCCACTCCGATGGTAGCCTCTCGCCGGCAGAAGTGCTTCGGCTTGCCCACAAGGCGGGAGTTACAGCTCTGGCCATCACGGACCATGATATTGTGTCCGGTATTCCCGAAGCCATGATGGCCGGAGCTGAGCTGGGAATTGAAATCATTCCCGGGGTGGAAATCAGTTCCCGTGTCGGCAATAGCGAACTTCATATCCTCGGTTATTGCTTGCGCTGGCAAGATCCTGAGCTGAATCAACGCATGGCCGCCTTGCGCGAGAGTCGGCATAACCGCAATCCGCAAATCATTGAACGGCTGCGCGCACTTGGCTTGGACGTGACCTATGAAGAAGTGCGGGCCTTGGCGGGCACGGATTCGGTCGGACGACCTCATATCGCCAGGCTCTTGATGGACAAACAGTATGTCACGTCTGCCAAGGACGCCTTCGATCGATATCTGTCAGAGGGGCGCCCGGCCTATGTGGCGCGTGAACTGCCCACGCCGGCAGATGCCGTCTCCTGGATTAGAGCCGCAGGCGGAGTGGCCGTGTTGGCCCATCCAACCTGGGCGAAGGTATCCGGGGAGGGGCTGAATGCCCTCCTGACGACATTGAAAGGCGACGGCCTCGGCGGCATTGAAGCCCACTACAGCACCCACACAAAGCGACAGACGACGGAGTACCTCGATCTGGCCAAGCGGTTGGACTTATTGGTAACTGGCGGAAGTGATTTCCACGGCATCACCAAACCGGATATTGAAGTCGGTATTGGCCGTGGTGATCTAAAAGTTCCCCGGCGGCTGCTTGATCCGCTCAAAGAAGCCGCCCTCCTCGTTTGA
- a CDS encoding YjbQ family protein — protein sequence MKSYREELWFETKTRRAYLNITQQVEAAVKKSGVREGLVLVNAMHITASVYVNDDEPGLLKDYDRFLETLAPQGATYRHNETGEDNGDAHIKRQLMGREVVVAITEGRLDFGPWEQIFYGEFDGLRRKRVLVKVIGS from the coding sequence ATGAAATCCTATCGCGAAGAACTCTGGTTCGAGACGAAGACGCGGCGCGCCTATCTGAACATCACGCAGCAGGTCGAGGCAGCGGTCAAGAAGAGCGGAGTCCGAGAAGGGCTCGTGCTCGTGAATGCCATGCATATCACGGCCAGCGTTTATGTTAATGACGACGAACCGGGCCTCCTCAAAGACTATGACCGATTCTTGGAGACGCTGGCCCCTCAAGGCGCGACATATCGACATAACGAGACCGGAGAGGATAACGGCGATGCGCATATCAAACGACAACTAATGGGGCGAGAGGTTGTCGTCGCGATTACAGAAGGCCGGTTGGATTTCGGTCCATGGGAGCAAATTTTCTATGGGGAGTTTGACGGATTGAGACGTAAACGTGTCTTGGTGAAGGTGATCGGGTCATGA
- a CDS encoding sigma 54-interacting transcriptional regulator: MDRIETNYRALLAVAVVLNSQREMNSLWEAITAEITKVVPWARCTVTLYDSEVDGFRFYVVATTMAQVVLQRDAVIPRVGSGMGWAYDHKAVHCRPELKQVQVFPEDQMYVQEGLGRIINLPLLVGDKCLGILNIGSIESGVPDPGALEFLTQVAMQIAYAIDHVQAYEQIDRLRNQLAKENVYLIEELKLKKNSDSLIGKSLVFQNVIALAREVAPTPTTVLIMGETGTGKELIAQAIHDWSPRHRKPLVRVNCAAFPAGLVESELFGHERGAFTGADRTREGRFELAHGGTLFLDEIGEMPLETQAKLLRVLQDGMVDRLGGKQPVRVDVRVIAATNSDLPAAVKEGTFRADLFYRLNVFPLLLPPLRDRSEDIPELARHFLKQYCLKFNRLCKDIDQESLERLMRYAWPGNVRELENVIERALILSRGSILRVDEQVLGSRASSIAASPPVDLKEVERRHILQTLTLTDWHIEGPSGAAARLGIPPSTLRSRMKQFGMKRPPSS; encoded by the coding sequence ATGGACCGGATTGAAACAAACTATCGAGCCCTTCTGGCTGTGGCGGTGGTGCTCAATTCTCAGCGGGAGATGAATAGCCTGTGGGAAGCGATTACGGCCGAGATTACGAAGGTCGTCCCCTGGGCACGGTGTACGGTTACGCTTTATGACTCGGAGGTTGATGGGTTCAGGTTTTATGTTGTTGCCACGACGATGGCGCAGGTGGTGCTCCAACGCGATGCGGTGATTCCACGCGTCGGAAGTGGGATGGGATGGGCCTACGATCACAAAGCTGTCCACTGTCGTCCGGAGCTGAAACAGGTGCAAGTCTTCCCCGAAGACCAGATGTATGTGCAAGAAGGTCTTGGAAGAATCATCAATCTCCCTCTACTCGTGGGAGACAAGTGTTTGGGAATTCTGAATATCGGCAGCATCGAGTCCGGAGTGCCTGACCCGGGAGCCCTCGAGTTCTTGACGCAAGTCGCCATGCAAATCGCTTATGCGATCGATCATGTCCAGGCCTACGAACAGATTGATCGACTGCGAAACCAGCTGGCCAAAGAAAACGTCTACCTGATCGAAGAACTGAAACTCAAAAAGAACAGCGACTCTTTGATAGGGAAGAGCCTTGTCTTTCAGAATGTGATCGCTCTGGCTCGAGAGGTAGCGCCGACTCCAACCACCGTGCTCATTATGGGTGAAACGGGCACCGGTAAGGAACTGATTGCGCAAGCGATCCATGATTGGAGTCCGCGGCATCGAAAACCGTTGGTGCGGGTGAACTGTGCTGCTTTCCCGGCCGGGCTCGTCGAAAGCGAACTCTTCGGCCATGAGCGAGGCGCATTCACCGGGGCGGACCGAACCCGGGAAGGCCGGTTTGAACTGGCACATGGTGGCACGCTGTTCTTGGATGAAATCGGTGAAATGCCGTTAGAGACACAGGCGAAGCTCTTACGTGTCTTGCAGGATGGCATGGTAGACCGCCTGGGGGGAAAACAGCCCGTTCGGGTCGATGTTCGGGTGATTGCTGCCACCAATAGTGACTTACCTGCTGCCGTCAAGGAAGGGACATTTCGCGCCGATCTTTTTTATCGGCTGAATGTTTTTCCCCTCCTCTTGCCTCCACTCAGGGACCGCTCGGAGGATATCCCCGAATTGGCTCGGCATTTCCTGAAGCAGTACTGTTTGAAATTCAACCGTTTGTGCAAGGACATCGATCAGGAGTCCCTAGAGAGGTTGATGCGATATGCCTGGCCCGGCAATGTCCGTGAACTGGAAAATGTGATCGAACGAGCGCTGATCCTCTCCCGTGGGTCTATATTACGAGTCGATGAACAGGTCTTAGGGTCACGGGCTTCCTCCATCGCTGCCTCGCCACCGGTCGACCTCAAAGAAGTTGAACGCCGACATATACTGCAAACTCTCACATTGACGGATTGGCATATCGAAGGTCCCTCTGGGGCGGCTGCACGCTTGGGGATCCCTCCTAGCACGTTGCGCAGCCGAATGAAGCAGTTTGGGATGAAGCGGCCTCCCTCCAGCTGA
- a CDS encoding cobalamin-binding protein — protein sequence MRICSLLPSATEVIALLGLSDELVGISHECDYPPSAKRLPMMVEPMISSDELTSGDIDRQVKQLVASGQRLYRLNDSLLRQARPDLILSQDLCHVCAVTPDQLHNAISSMPRRPSVLTLNPRTVQDVIDDVIRIGDAANRSAEGHRLAAQLRDRLEAVHARVRGISYRPRVVCIEWLSPLYIAGHWVPEMVQLAGGQDVLSKPGSPSRVATWDEILAATPDILILMPCGFSVERTHQELGQLMQQPGQWRLPSNLAEHTLLVDASSYFSRPGPRLIDGIELLVALLHPLDHRSIYEPMARRLGPLPTYQHP from the coding sequence ATGAGAATCTGCTCACTGCTTCCCAGTGCCACCGAAGTGATTGCCTTACTCGGCCTGAGCGATGAACTGGTCGGAATCAGTCACGAATGCGACTACCCGCCATCGGCCAAACGCTTGCCCATGATGGTTGAACCGATGATTTCTTCCGATGAACTGACTAGCGGCGACATCGACCGGCAAGTGAAGCAGCTGGTGGCGTCAGGACAACGACTGTATCGGTTGAATGACTCTCTGTTGAGACAGGCGCGACCAGATCTAATCCTATCCCAAGACCTCTGCCATGTTTGCGCCGTTACGCCGGACCAACTACACAACGCCATTTCCTCCATGCCTCGGCGACCGAGCGTCCTCACGTTGAACCCCCGTACTGTCCAGGATGTGATCGATGACGTCATTCGCATTGGCGACGCCGCCAATCGGTCGGCTGAGGGGCATCGCCTCGCCGCTCAGTTGCGTGACAGACTAGAGGCTGTTCATGCTCGCGTCCGAGGCATCTCGTATCGCCCTCGCGTGGTCTGCATCGAGTGGCTCTCCCCTCTCTATATCGCGGGGCATTGGGTTCCTGAAATGGTCCAACTCGCCGGTGGCCAGGATGTCCTCTCAAAACCTGGCAGCCCCTCACGAGTTGCAACATGGGACGAGATTCTGGCTGCCACTCCAGACATTCTCATCCTAATGCCCTGCGGGTTTTCCGTAGAACGGACGCACCAAGAGCTGGGCCAGTTGATGCAGCAGCCAGGTCAATGGCGCCTGCCCTCCAATCTGGCGGAACATACATTGCTGGTCGATGCATCTTCTTATTTCAGCCGTCCAGGCCCCCGTTTGATTGACGGCATCGAACTCTTGGTCGCGCTCCTACATCCGTTAGATCACAGGTCTATTTACGAACCCATGGCCCGCCGTCTTGGGCCACTCCCGACTTACCAACATCCATGA
- a CDS encoding uracil-DNA glycosylase, protein MTLLELSKSLHDCQRCKLAKMGRTQVVFGVGNPHASVMFVGEAPGFNEDQQGEPFVGAAGKLLNDLLQSAGLSRSDIYIANVIKCRPPNNRDPELDEVETCKPFLMQQIAMIRPKLVCTLGNWATQTLLERKVGITKVKGQAFYMKDFVIFPLLHPAAALHQGNLLDTLKADFKKLKEFLDKNTKPAEPAAATAVATPTLHIEPPQPAQLDLFGS, encoded by the coding sequence ATGACGCTCCTTGAACTCAGCAAATCACTGCACGACTGCCAACGTTGCAAGCTCGCGAAGATGGGCCGGACTCAAGTCGTATTCGGTGTGGGGAATCCTCACGCCAGCGTGATGTTCGTCGGGGAAGCGCCCGGTTTCAACGAAGATCAGCAGGGAGAGCCGTTTGTCGGGGCAGCGGGAAAACTCTTAAACGACTTGCTGCAATCGGCTGGATTGTCACGCAGCGATATCTACATCGCCAACGTGATTAAGTGCCGCCCCCCAAACAACCGCGACCCGGAACTGGATGAAGTCGAAACGTGCAAGCCGTTTTTGATGCAACAGATTGCGATGATCCGTCCGAAACTGGTCTGCACGCTCGGTAACTGGGCAACGCAAACGCTATTGGAGAGAAAGGTCGGAATTACAAAAGTGAAGGGGCAGGCGTTCTACATGAAAGATTTCGTGATCTTTCCCCTACTCCACCCGGCTGCAGCGCTCCATCAAGGCAACTTACTCGATACACTGAAGGCAGATTTTAAGAAACTCAAAGAATTTCTCGACAAGAACACAAAACCGGCCGAACCAGCCGCAGCAACCGCGGTTGCCACACCCACACTACACATCGAACCGCCACAGCCAGCACAGTTGGATCTGTTCGGGTCATAA
- a CDS encoding HAD family phosphatase — translation MTSLRTIIFDFDGVIADTEPLHFAGFRQTLAEVGINLTEADYYANYLGYDDRGCFITALTAHQHPIDPAALMQLMQRKAHAYMESVKNHLVIFPGVREFVREAAAAYPLAIASGALRHEIEVILEQAGLRKEFLHITSAEDVARGKPDPQPFLQTLTALNRQCRDQAIKAESCLVIEDSIPGIRSAKTAGMKVLAVTNTHTIHDLHEAHMVTQSLSQIRLSKLREQLWPAG, via the coding sequence ATGACCTCACTCAGAACAATTATCTTTGACTTCGATGGGGTGATCGCGGACACCGAGCCACTCCATTTTGCCGGTTTCCGTCAGACCTTGGCAGAAGTCGGCATCAACCTGACTGAAGCCGACTACTACGCCAACTACTTGGGGTACGACGATCGGGGCTGTTTTATCACGGCGCTCACCGCGCATCAGCACCCCATAGACCCAGCGGCTCTCATGCAATTGATGCAACGAAAGGCCCATGCCTACATGGAATCCGTGAAGAATCATCTGGTCATTTTCCCCGGAGTGCGCGAGTTCGTGCGTGAGGCCGCCGCTGCGTATCCGTTGGCCATCGCGTCCGGTGCCCTCCGCCATGAAATCGAAGTAATCCTTGAACAGGCCGGGCTCCGGAAGGAATTTTTACACATCACCAGCGCAGAAGACGTCGCCAGGGGGAAGCCAGACCCCCAACCCTTTCTCCAAACCCTTACCGCGCTCAACCGACAATGCAGGGACCAGGCTATCAAAGCCGAATCCTGCTTGGTGATTGAGGACTCGATCCCTGGTATCCGCAGCGCGAAAACCGCCGGGATGAAAGTCCTTGCCGTCACAAACACCCATACGATCCACGATTTGCATGAAGCCCATATGGTTACCCAAAGCCTGTCACAGATTCGCCTGAGCAAACTCCGCGAACAATTGTGGCCGGCCGGATAA
- a CDS encoding serine/threonine protein kinase, translating to MPKSWTWIAPYTLAILTVLLIGPLLSSLVLAQSLSIPYLQLSGPHAIRLTAQLLALTILWFFAFAAYQQIPDNGRGSSFLKNLVLPFTTLIVILFANKSFRTVGLPLIELVGPSRFASTYAIGLVGSGLWLTAAWILHQGSLRAAFAPPSHAQRHKIQPFSEGEEEEHEKEATSQSDSKIPTAASPNMGSAPGMLGRYRVLKELGRGAMGLVYLGKDPTIQRFVAIKTMQLDRIDHDDKLQDVKARFFREAESTGRLSHPNIVTIYDAGEENDLGYIAMELIEGTPLKQWTRKPNLMPINEVLLTVATVADALDYAHQQGVVHRDIKPANIMLTKDRVVKVMDFGIAKMASSSKTETNIVLGTPTYMSPEQIAGKKVDGRSDVFSLGIVLFELLTGQLPFTADNLSAMLFSIAHHPHPAIQTLRPNLPARVQEIVDRALQKELPHRYRRAEDFADELRVCMRSLAA from the coding sequence ATGCCGAAATCCTGGACTTGGATCGCCCCCTATACTCTTGCCATCCTGACTGTGCTTTTGATTGGCCCCTTGCTGAGCAGTCTGGTTTTGGCCCAATCTCTATCGATCCCCTATCTTCAGCTCAGCGGGCCTCATGCTATTCGATTAACTGCACAGCTCCTCGCGCTCACCATCCTCTGGTTCTTCGCGTTCGCCGCCTATCAACAAATCCCGGACAACGGCCGAGGATCGAGCTTTCTCAAAAACCTGGTCCTTCCGTTTACGACCCTTATCGTTATCCTGTTTGCCAACAAATCTTTCAGGACCGTGGGCCTGCCGCTGATTGAACTGGTAGGGCCTTCTCGGTTCGCCTCCACCTATGCAATCGGCCTCGTCGGTTCCGGTCTCTGGCTCACAGCAGCCTGGATTCTTCATCAGGGGTCACTCCGGGCAGCCTTTGCCCCGCCTAGCCATGCGCAGCGCCACAAGATTCAACCCTTTTCCGAGGGCGAGGAGGAAGAACATGAAAAAGAGGCAACCAGTCAATCTGATTCGAAGATTCCAACCGCCGCGTCGCCAAACATGGGCTCCGCTCCCGGCATGCTCGGGCGCTACAGGGTGCTGAAAGAACTGGGGCGCGGTGCCATGGGGCTTGTGTACCTGGGAAAAGATCCAACGATCCAGCGTTTCGTAGCGATCAAGACCATGCAACTTGATCGGATTGATCACGATGACAAGCTTCAAGATGTTAAAGCACGGTTTTTTCGGGAGGCAGAGTCCACCGGGCGTCTCTCCCACCCCAACATCGTGACCATTTATGATGCGGGAGAAGAGAACGATTTAGGATACATCGCGATGGAACTCATCGAGGGAACTCCCTTGAAACAGTGGACCAGAAAGCCCAACCTGATGCCGATCAACGAGGTCCTCCTGACTGTGGCTACTGTCGCAGACGCCTTGGACTATGCCCATCAACAAGGCGTTGTCCATCGCGACATCAAGCCGGCGAATATCATGCTGACGAAGGATCGCGTCGTAAAAGTCATGGATTTCGGTATTGCAAAGATGGCTTCGAGCAGCAAAACAGAAACGAATATCGTGCTGGGTACGCCGACGTACATGTCACCGGAACAAATTGCAGGGAAAAAAGTGGATGGCCGGTCGGATGTCTTTTCCCTAGGCATCGTGCTGTTCGAACTCCTTACAGGACAATTGCCCTTCACGGCCGACAATCTGTCTGCCATGCTGTTCAGCATAGCGCATCATCCCCACCCAGCCATTCAAACCTTGAGGCCGAACCTTCCCGCGAGGGTGCAGGAGATTGTGGATCGCGCGTTACAAAAAGAGTTGCCGCACCGCTATCGGCGCGCGGAAGACTTTGCGGACGAGCTCCGGGTCTGTATGCGGAGTCTCGCAGCCTGA
- a CDS encoding FAD-dependent oxidoreductase, with product MTFTATQSALVLGGDPAGLTAALLLTSHGYHVTVIDRRLPIGGIATREDPSGTLEPFTILGCHRATRSLLASLHPGSQQPLETEIPLEFHLLNNSLVHYPRSSFPAPLHTWVSLLKFAGMPWKERWRLASWVEQLWEGDEELPADLEQRTADEWLASVEQNARTRRVVWNPIARWLTGNDLSTISADAFITSLRPFFLRTRSDSRVSVVQNSLQTCLVQPMIERLTQLGATILCNPEAIQLRYQQDRISSVLLQDGSELQADWYVAALPPHELTPLLPERWLTRYAYFQQLTELRSVDSMIFWVYAEQPCVTSRLILLNDPSFHSVLAAPTVHDRTVFSLVTTDNQLSQPHPDTDLDLIPLDLLRSLGLLKPDSRISSIRRRIRPSSILSLKPGTKSHRPIQRSPVANLLVAGGWTDTGWPPNLESAIVSGNRCADAITLR from the coding sequence GTGACATTCACCGCCACTCAATCCGCCCTGGTTTTAGGCGGCGACCCGGCCGGCCTTACCGCTGCCCTCCTCCTTACCAGTCATGGCTATCACGTGACGGTCATCGATCGTCGCCTCCCGATTGGAGGCATTGCCACAAGAGAAGATCCCTCCGGTACCCTTGAGCCATTCACCATCTTGGGCTGCCACCGAGCAACAAGATCTTTGCTGGCTTCTCTGCATCCAGGTAGCCAGCAACCGTTAGAGACCGAAATCCCGCTAGAATTCCATCTCCTGAACAATTCCCTTGTTCATTACCCACGCAGTTCCTTCCCTGCTCCTCTTCATACCTGGGTGAGTCTGCTGAAATTTGCTGGCATGCCCTGGAAGGAACGCTGGCGGCTGGCTTCATGGGTGGAGCAGTTGTGGGAAGGCGATGAGGAACTGCCTGCCGATCTGGAGCAGCGGACCGCCGACGAATGGCTTGCATCAGTCGAACAAAACGCACGGACACGCCGCGTCGTCTGGAACCCCATTGCACGATGGCTCACCGGCAATGATCTTTCCACGATATCTGCCGATGCCTTTATCACATCGCTGAGGCCATTCTTCCTAAGAACTCGTTCTGACAGCCGTGTTTCGGTTGTTCAGAACTCGCTCCAGACCTGCCTCGTGCAGCCAATGATCGAACGACTGACCCAACTCGGCGCGACCATTTTATGCAATCCGGAAGCCATACAGCTCCGCTATCAGCAAGATCGAATCTCGAGCGTCCTACTCCAGGACGGTTCAGAGCTGCAAGCTGATTGGTATGTAGCGGCTTTGCCCCCTCACGAACTCACACCATTACTTCCAGAGCGGTGGCTGACCCGCTATGCGTATTTTCAGCAACTCACGGAATTGCGATCTGTCGACAGCATGATCTTTTGGGTGTATGCCGAACAGCCCTGTGTCACCTCTCGTCTCATCCTTTTGAATGACCCATCCTTTCACTCGGTACTCGCAGCGCCCACAGTACATGACCGTACAGTGTTTTCTCTCGTTACGACCGATAATCAGCTCTCGCAACCTCACCCAGACACAGATCTTGACCTTATTCCCCTTGACCTGCTCAGATCCTTAGGGCTCCTCAAGCCTGACAGCAGGATCTCTTCGATACGCCGCCGGATAAGACCCAGCAGTATCCTCTCGCTCAAACCCGGGACAAAATCACATCGCCCGATCCAGCGCAGTCCGGTTGCCAACTTGCTTGTGGCAGGAGGCTGGACCGATACAGGATGGCCGCCCAACCTCGAAAGCGCCATTGTCAGCGGCAACCGGTGCGCTGATGCCATAACCCTCCGCTAG
- a CDS encoding Stp1/IreP family PP2C-type Ser/Thr phosphatase: MYAESRSLRRCCLAFDQSHSAKSDTGLKRTHNEDRFVADPELGLYVICDGMGGNNAGEIAGALAVHAIHAHLAGSARHVDLPLIGPCNFTMSAPANRLASAIRAANEVVHRESWKKPDCAGMGTTVVAALVHEDTLAIAHVGDSRLYLIRNGEIQSLTIDHSWVAEQVLKGFITEEEAQRSPNKHIVTRALGVENSVEVELTEVPVETGDLLLLCSDGLTRAVQPNDILHLLSGSEDLATMSDRLITMANSAGGDDNTTVIIVALGKEVQEGLWGRLRKRFAA; this comes from the coding sequence CTGTATGCGGAGTCTCGCAGCCTGAGGAGGTGCTGTCTGGCCTTCGACCAATCGCATAGCGCCAAATCCGATACGGGCCTCAAACGAACTCACAACGAGGACCGGTTTGTGGCCGATCCAGAGCTTGGACTCTATGTTATCTGTGACGGCATGGGCGGCAACAATGCCGGTGAAATTGCCGGCGCCCTCGCAGTTCACGCGATTCACGCGCATCTGGCTGGGTCAGCCAGGCATGTTGACCTCCCGTTGATTGGCCCCTGCAATTTCACGATGTCTGCTCCTGCCAACCGTCTCGCCAGCGCGATTCGAGCAGCGAACGAGGTCGTCCACCGCGAGTCATGGAAGAAGCCTGACTGTGCCGGGATGGGCACCACAGTAGTTGCGGCACTAGTGCATGAAGACACCCTTGCCATCGCTCATGTTGGAGACAGCCGACTCTACCTGATTCGGAACGGGGAAATTCAATCCCTCACCATTGACCATTCTTGGGTTGCCGAACAGGTCCTTAAAGGATTTATCACGGAAGAAGAAGCCCAGCGCTCTCCCAACAAACACATCGTGACCAGAGCTCTCGGCGTCGAGAACAGTGTCGAAGTGGAACTGACGGAGGTTCCGGTCGAGACCGGAGACCTATTGTTGTTGTGCTCAGACGGACTCACCCGTGCGGTCCAGCCCAACGATATTCTCCATTTACTCAGTGGATCGGAAGACCTTGCCACCATGTCGGATCGACTCATCACCATGGCAAACTCTGCCGGGGGCGACGACAATACGACCGTGATCATCGTGGCCCTGGGGAAGGAGGTCCAAGAAGGCCTATGGGGGCGGCTAAGAAAACGATTCGCTGCATAA
- the hpnD gene encoding presqualene diphosphate synthase HpnD, producing MSSLSVSDAQAYCTALTKKSGSNFYYSFLFLPKQRRAAMYTVYAFCKEVDNAVDEPPAGSNPQEELRRWRTELDAAYRGTATFPVTVSLASHVKQLSIPRAYFDELIKGVEMDLTASRYASFQDLSLYCYRVASVVGLICLHIFGPTSARAQDYAVALGMAFQLTNILRDIGTDAAQGRIYLPQDELQKFGCTEQAILQREESTELHTLVRFETARAHEYYAKAQAAFEALPASDQKALTVAEIMRAVYFRILQKIEEPRHQIFGPRARLTTSRRLAVAAGVWLRSRSS from the coding sequence ATGAGTTCCCTCTCCGTCAGTGACGCACAAGCCTACTGCACAGCTCTCACAAAAAAGAGCGGAAGCAATTTCTATTACTCCTTCCTGTTTCTCCCTAAACAACGACGCGCTGCGATGTACACTGTCTATGCCTTCTGTAAGGAGGTCGATAATGCAGTCGATGAACCGCCTGCAGGGAGCAACCCCCAGGAGGAACTGCGGCGGTGGCGGACCGAACTTGACGCAGCCTACCGTGGCACGGCGACCTTTCCTGTAACAGTCAGCCTGGCGAGCCATGTCAAGCAACTGTCTATCCCACGAGCCTATTTCGATGAGCTGATCAAGGGGGTCGAAATGGATCTCACGGCCTCCCGGTATGCATCATTTCAAGACCTCTCGCTCTACTGTTATAGGGTCGCGTCAGTCGTGGGACTGATTTGCCTCCATATTTTCGGGCCGACGTCGGCCAGAGCACAAGACTACGCCGTCGCGCTTGGAATGGCATTTCAATTAACGAATATTCTGAGGGACATCGGAACCGATGCAGCCCAAGGCCGCATCTATCTACCGCAAGACGAGCTCCAAAAATTCGGCTGCACCGAGCAGGCAATTCTTCAACGTGAGGAGAGCACAGAGCTCCATACGTTAGTTCGGTTCGAGACCGCAAGAGCCCATGAGTACTACGCAAAGGCACAAGCGGCGTTCGAAGCTCTGCCCGCATCCGACCAGAAGGCGCTGACTGTCGCCGAGATTATGCGCGCTGTCTATTTCCGCATCCTGCAAAAAATCGAAGAACCAAGGCATCAGATATTCGGCCCTCGAGCCCGGCTCACAACGAGCCGCCGTCTGGCTGTGGCTGCTGGAGTCTGGCTCCGATCCCGATCGTCGTGA